A portion of the Cyanobium sp. PCC 7001 genome contains these proteins:
- a CDS encoding recombinase family protein, with protein MPLAWSYARVSRGAQVGADRSGLERQEQALRSWLAEHPDWELAESLVDPGVSAGRGKHRTTGALGRFLQAARTGAVPPGSCLVVESMSRFSREAERQVLGVLLSDFWATGLAIAFCSDGGAVLDAELIDREPHRLHGLLGAMAQARREWEEKSRRSRGAAVKRQQLQDQGVKVAAATPWWIARGSDRRLVRDTAGNLQLDQACVATLRRAVELAMQGLGSTLIAQQLNDEGHSPPPTRTRRNQYAANAGEGWNHSRVTTALRNPALVGDLHRQDGSTLEGFYPPVVSRNEWEQLRSGMAMRDKLRGQLRGGTQKLHFLFQTVCRCACGEPMSYHPPGRGARADHPGWVACRACNLRDAPGPGKGYVFRDQMEAHCLTRLASTTWAELLSDPGTEQERQRLADEVVTLRHQRRQQARQLERLEARAAALWTQEVPEERLATVERAIGQARQQSEALTLELEARTKELQILEAQPDGTQAGEELAARVQAFWQQLDTAPPEDRRAFNRWLLLHPAKIRFVIHPPQQPGADRLVALHICDRCADHQPLAGHTRLVAKERGLINPPRALQANNGTSKLLLLGEQRQDTLLELLDNGTLQDQTSLWRSGPSLRGLARVLEKKLPTWLQQESFDLNPRQLRRFAVQMAARELGSRATHAPGAGVSATESVTTA; from the coding sequence ATGCCGCTCGCCTGGTCCTATGCGCGTGTGAGTCGTGGCGCTCAGGTGGGGGCCGACCGCTCCGGTCTGGAGCGACAGGAGCAGGCGTTGCGCAGCTGGCTGGCGGAGCATCCCGACTGGGAGCTGGCGGAATCCCTGGTCGATCCAGGGGTGAGTGCAGGCCGCGGCAAGCACCGCACGACTGGGGCCCTTGGCCGCTTCCTCCAGGCCGCCCGCACCGGCGCCGTCCCGCCCGGGTCATGCCTGGTGGTGGAGAGCATGTCCAGGTTCAGCCGGGAGGCAGAGCGCCAGGTGCTCGGGGTGCTGCTCAGTGACTTCTGGGCGACAGGTCTGGCGATTGCGTTCTGCAGTGACGGTGGAGCCGTCCTCGATGCCGAGCTGATCGACCGGGAACCGCATCGTCTCCATGGGCTACTGGGGGCGATGGCCCAGGCACGGAGGGAGTGGGAGGAGAAGTCGCGCCGCAGCAGGGGTGCCGCTGTGAAGCGACAGCAGCTGCAGGACCAGGGCGTGAAGGTGGCCGCGGCCACGCCCTGGTGGATCGCAAGGGGCAGTGATCGCCGGCTGGTGAGGGACACCGCAGGGAACCTGCAGCTGGACCAGGCCTGCGTCGCCACCTTGCGCCGTGCGGTGGAGCTGGCGATGCAGGGCCTGGGTTCAACCCTGATCGCCCAGCAGCTCAACGACGAGGGCCATTCGCCACCACCCACCCGCACCAGACGGAACCAGTACGCCGCCAATGCGGGGGAGGGCTGGAATCACAGCCGGGTGACGACTGCCCTTCGGAACCCCGCCCTGGTGGGTGATCTCCACCGCCAGGACGGCAGCACTCTCGAGGGTTTCTACCCCCCAGTGGTGTCACGGAACGAGTGGGAGCAGCTCCGATCTGGGATGGCCATGCGCGACAAGCTGCGTGGCCAGCTCAGGGGTGGCACCCAGAAGCTCCACTTCCTGTTCCAGACCGTCTGCCGGTGTGCATGCGGTGAGCCAATGAGCTACCACCCCCCAGGGAGGGGAGCCAGGGCCGACCATCCAGGCTGGGTGGCTTGCCGGGCCTGCAACCTCCGCGATGCCCCGGGACCAGGGAAGGGGTACGTGTTCCGCGATCAGATGGAGGCGCACTGCCTCACCCGGCTTGCCTCGACCACATGGGCAGAACTGCTGAGCGATCCAGGCACCGAGCAGGAACGTCAACGCCTGGCGGATGAGGTCGTGACGCTCAGGCACCAGCGCCGCCAGCAGGCCAGGCAGCTGGAACGGTTGGAGGCCCGGGCCGCCGCGCTGTGGACCCAGGAGGTGCCAGAGGAAAGACTCGCCACCGTCGAGCGCGCCATCGGCCAGGCCCGCCAGCAGTCCGAGGCCCTGACACTGGAGCTGGAGGCCAGGACCAAGGAGCTCCAGATCCTTGAGGCCCAGCCAGACGGAACCCAGGCCGGAGAGGAACTGGCCGCCAGGGTCCAGGCGTTCTGGCAGCAACTCGACACAGCACCACCAGAAGATCGCCGAGCCTTCAATCGCTGGCTGCTCCTACACCCCGCCAAGATCCGATTCGTCATCCACCCACCCCAACAACCTGGAGCTGATCGACTCGTTGCCCTGCACATTTGCGACCGATGTGCAGACCATCAACCGCTCGCTGGGCACACACGCCTGGTGGCCAAGGAACGGGGGCTCATCAATCCGCCCAGAGCACTCCAGGCCAACAACGGAACCTCCAAACTCCTGCTGCTCGGTGAACAACGACAAGACACCCTCCTCGAACTCCTGGACAACGGAACACTCCAGGATCAGACCAGCCTCTGGCGCTCAGGCCCCTCCCTGCGCGGACTGGCCCGGGTGCTAGAGAAGAAGCTGCCCACCTGGCTCCAGCAAGAGAGCTTCGACCTCAACCCCAGACAGCTCCGGCGGTTCGCAGTCCAGATGGCCGCTCGAGAACTGGGCAGCAGGGCTACGCACGCACCAGGCGCAGGCGTCAGCGCAACCGAATCCGTAACTACCGCTTAA